From Microbacterium croceum, a single genomic window includes:
- a CDS encoding alpha-L-fucosidase yields the protein MMNFEKRTGPDLGSAAPVYPSHAVPDWYRDAKLGFFVHWGLYSVPAWAVQHGEGVHIPTEDAYAWHQYAEWYGNTVRIAGSPTWERHQRLYGPGTSYEDLADRWDAAAFDADAFVGELVGAGAKYIVPTTKHHEGFCLWGTETTGFNSVARGPRRDLIAEFHAATRRAGARFGVYFSGALDWHVSDFPAIESDTDLFRYRRNDEHFARYSAAQLDELIARFSPDMLWNDIEWPDGGKGRDDFAVAALLSRYFDAVPDGVVNDRWGVPYHGVLTREYTDIPDIIPQPWESTRGLGYSFGFNQDEDARHSLSGAVLIRLLVDVVAKNGNLLINVGPAADGSIPELQRAAMRELGTWLQRNGDSIYGTRPWIRMGEPVGAPVRYTQAESVVHVHVLDPSAGEFVLAPELRSATLRWADGSGATAVGRGGESMVMIPDALRSTPVAVLSADTH from the coding sequence ATGATGAACTTCGAGAAGCGCACGGGGCCGGACCTCGGGTCTGCGGCGCCGGTGTACCCGTCGCACGCGGTGCCCGACTGGTATCGGGATGCGAAGCTGGGCTTCTTCGTGCACTGGGGGCTCTATTCGGTGCCCGCCTGGGCCGTGCAGCACGGGGAGGGCGTCCACATCCCGACCGAGGACGCCTATGCCTGGCACCAGTACGCCGAGTGGTACGGCAACACCGTGCGCATCGCCGGCAGTCCGACGTGGGAACGGCACCAGCGCCTCTATGGCCCGGGCACTTCGTACGAGGATCTCGCCGATCGCTGGGATGCGGCGGCCTTCGATGCGGATGCGTTCGTGGGGGAGCTGGTGGGCGCAGGCGCGAAGTACATCGTGCCGACCACCAAGCATCACGAGGGGTTCTGCCTGTGGGGCACAGAGACGACGGGATTCAACTCCGTCGCCCGCGGTCCGCGCCGAGACCTCATCGCGGAGTTCCACGCCGCGACCCGTCGTGCCGGCGCCAGGTTCGGCGTGTACTTCTCGGGTGCGCTGGACTGGCACGTCAGTGACTTCCCCGCCATCGAGTCCGACACCGATCTCTTCCGATACCGCCGTAACGACGAGCACTTCGCGCGCTATTCGGCGGCGCAGCTCGATGAGCTCATCGCGCGGTTCTCTCCCGACATGCTCTGGAACGACATCGAGTGGCCCGACGGCGGCAAGGGGCGGGACGACTTCGCCGTGGCGGCGCTGCTGAGCCGCTATTTCGACGCGGTGCCGGACGGGGTGGTCAACGACCGCTGGGGCGTGCCGTATCACGGCGTGCTCACGCGGGAGTACACCGATATCCCCGACATCATCCCGCAGCCGTGGGAGTCCACGCGCGGGCTCGGCTACTCGTTCGGCTTCAACCAGGACGAGGATGCGCGCCATTCGCTGTCGGGTGCGGTGCTGATCCGGCTGCTCGTCGACGTGGTCGCGAAGAACGGCAATCTGCTGATCAACGTCGGCCCCGCCGCTGACGGTTCGATTCCCGAGCTCCAGCGCGCGGCGATGCGCGAGCTCGGCACCTGGCTGCAGCGCAACGGAGACTCGATCTACGGCACGCGGCCGTGGATCCGCATGGGGGAGCCGGTCGGTGCTCCGGTCCGCTACACGCAGGCGGAGTCCGTGGTGCACGTGCATGTGCTCGATCCGAGTGCGGGGGAGTTCGTGCTGGCTCCGGAACTGCGATCCGCCACGCTGCGGTGGGCAGACGGAAGCGGAGCAACGGCGGTCGGGCGCGGCGGGGAGAGCATGGTCATGATCCCTGATGCGCTCCGGTCGACTCCCGTCGCCGTGCTGTCGGCCGACACGCACTGA
- a CDS encoding FAD-binding and (Fe-S)-binding domain-containing protein, producing MSTTLAEPLDSALLGPSTQVHSRSIDRFARAHDASHYLLIPDAVLSPADAEDVARAFGAVRAAGRTLTFRSGGTSLSGQGVSGDILVDTRSHFRDIRVEDDGAVVRVGPGATVRQVNTRLTRYRRKLGPDPASEIACTIGGVVANNSSGMACGVTENTYQTIRSMRVVLPSGTILDTGAADADAQLRAAEPALAEGLLALRARLLASPAHVAFLRQQFSMKNTMGYGLNALLDFDDPVRILEHLIIGSEGTLAFVAEATFRTIEVRSAIATGLLVFETLSAAMSALPALTDLGLATIELLDAASLRVAQGLSDVPAAIAEIEVQDHAALLVEVHASDTEALIASRAVAQAHFEALSLAVAPRLTTDPAERAALWHVRKGLYTAVAGARPSGTTALLEDIVVPVDRLLFTCERLIELFAEHGYEGSVIFGHAKDGNVHFLLNERFDDADSVARYRRFTDDLVDLVLGQQGSLKAEHGTGRIMAPFVRRQYGDELTEMMWEIKRLFDPDLILNPGVVLSDDPDSYLHDLKRVPTVESEVDRCVECGYCEPTCPSKSITLTPRQRIVIRRDMAWAEEQGDAVLLQELRADYDYEGVQTCAVDGMCGVACPVDINTGDLVRRLRAEQSNKVEGALWSTAAQRWGTVTRAGGVALTVADALPAPLVRGVTRLGRAVLGADTVPLYDGGLPRGGSKPSRPDSPVDAQAVFFGACIGTMFGAEGEGRGSRDALRVLLDRAGIPVVIPEENGGLCCGTPWKSKGHLDGYALMSDRVLDSLWEASRQGELPVVCDAASCTEGLDVMLAQSVAKDPRYAGLRIEDATTFVAREVLPRLTVPRKLDSIAVHPTCSTTALGATGALTTIAEAVAEDVFIPEGWGCCAFAGDRGMLHPELTASATAQESAEIAAADGDRGGFDAFVSANRTCEIGMSRATGRPYRHVIEVLEELTRV from the coding sequence GTGTCGACCACTCTCGCCGAACCCCTGGATTCCGCCCTGCTCGGGCCGTCCACGCAGGTGCACTCGCGGTCCATCGATCGCTTCGCTCGGGCGCACGACGCCTCCCACTACCTGCTGATCCCCGATGCCGTGCTGTCCCCCGCAGACGCCGAGGACGTCGCACGCGCCTTCGGAGCCGTGCGCGCGGCCGGGCGCACGCTCACCTTCCGTTCCGGAGGCACCAGCCTGTCCGGCCAGGGGGTCAGCGGCGACATCCTCGTCGACACCCGCAGCCACTTCCGCGACATCCGCGTCGAGGACGACGGGGCGGTGGTGCGCGTCGGTCCCGGCGCGACGGTGCGGCAGGTCAACACCCGGCTCACCCGCTACCGTCGCAAGCTCGGCCCCGACCCCGCCAGCGAGATCGCCTGCACGATCGGCGGCGTCGTCGCCAACAACTCCAGCGGCATGGCCTGCGGCGTCACCGAGAACACGTACCAGACCATCCGCTCGATGCGCGTCGTGCTCCCCAGCGGCACGATCCTCGACACCGGAGCCGCCGACGCGGACGCCCAGCTGCGTGCGGCGGAACCCGCCCTCGCCGAGGGGCTGCTCGCACTGCGCGCACGGCTGCTGGCGTCGCCCGCCCACGTCGCATTCCTCCGCCAGCAGTTCTCCATGAAGAACACCATGGGGTACGGGCTCAACGCGCTGCTCGACTTCGACGATCCGGTGCGCATCCTCGAGCACCTCATCATCGGGTCGGAGGGGACGCTCGCGTTCGTGGCCGAGGCGACGTTCCGCACGATCGAGGTGCGGTCCGCCATCGCCACCGGACTCCTGGTGTTCGAGACGCTCTCGGCCGCCATGTCCGCCCTGCCCGCGCTGACCGACCTCGGCCTCGCGACGATCGAACTGCTCGATGCCGCCTCACTCCGCGTGGCCCAAGGGCTGAGCGACGTTCCGGCGGCCATCGCCGAGATCGAGGTGCAGGATCACGCCGCGCTGCTCGTCGAGGTGCACGCGTCCGACACCGAGGCACTGATCGCCTCCCGTGCCGTCGCTCAGGCGCATTTCGAGGCCCTGTCGCTCGCCGTCGCCCCGCGGCTCACCACCGATCCCGCCGAGCGCGCCGCGCTCTGGCACGTGCGCAAAGGGCTCTACACGGCCGTGGCCGGCGCGCGTCCCTCCGGCACGACCGCGCTCCTCGAGGACATCGTGGTGCCGGTCGATCGGCTGCTCTTCACGTGCGAGCGCCTGATCGAGTTGTTCGCCGAGCACGGGTACGAAGGCTCCGTGATCTTCGGCCATGCCAAGGACGGCAACGTGCACTTCCTGCTCAACGAGCGCTTCGACGACGCGGACAGCGTGGCGCGCTACCGTCGCTTCACCGACGACCTCGTCGACCTGGTGCTCGGGCAACAGGGCTCGTTGAAGGCTGAGCACGGGACGGGGCGGATCATGGCCCCGTTCGTGCGTCGTCAGTACGGTGACGAACTCACCGAGATGATGTGGGAGATCAAGCGCCTGTTCGATCCCGACCTCATCCTCAACCCCGGCGTCGTGCTCTCCGACGACCCCGACTCGTATCTGCACGATCTGAAGCGCGTGCCCACCGTCGAGAGCGAGGTGGACCGCTGCGTCGAATGCGGCTACTGCGAGCCGACCTGTCCGAGCAAGAGCATCACCCTCACGCCGCGACAGCGCATCGTGATCCGGCGCGACATGGCGTGGGCCGAGGAGCAGGGCGATGCCGTGCTGTTGCAGGAGCTGCGGGCCGACTACGACTACGAAGGCGTGCAGACCTGTGCCGTCGACGGCATGTGCGGGGTCGCCTGCCCCGTCGACATCAACACCGGAGATCTGGTGCGACGCCTGCGAGCCGAGCAGTCGAACAAGGTGGAAGGGGCGCTCTGGAGCACCGCCGCGCAGCGCTGGGGCACCGTCACGCGAGCGGGCGGCGTCGCGCTCACGGTCGCCGATGCTCTCCCCGCACCGCTCGTCCGCGGCGTCACTCGACTGGGACGCGCGGTGCTGGGCGCCGACACCGTTCCGCTCTACGACGGCGGGCTTCCCCGCGGCGGCTCGAAGCCCTCGCGCCCGGACTCCCCAGTCGATGCGCAGGCGGTGTTCTTCGGCGCGTGCATCGGCACCATGTTCGGCGCGGAAGGCGAGGGCCGAGGCTCTCGGGACGCGCTGCGCGTGCTGCTCGACCGCGCAGGCATCCCCGTCGTGATCCCCGAGGAGAACGGCGGCCTCTGCTGCGGTACCCCGTGGAAGTCGAAGGGGCACCTCGACGGCTATGCGCTCATGTCGGACCGGGTGCTCGACTCGCTGTGGGAGGCGAGCCGCCAGGGCGAGCTTCCCGTGGTGTGCGACGCCGCGTCGTGCACCGAGGGTCTGGACGTGATGCTCGCGCAGTCCGTCGCGAAAGACCCGCGCTACGCCGGGCTTCGGATCGAGGACGCCACGACGTTCGTCGCACGCGAGGTGCTTCCCCGGCTCACCGTGCCACGCAAACTCGACTCGATCGCCGTGCATCCGACGTGCTCGACCACGGCGCTCGGCGCCACCGGTGCGCTCACGACGATCGCTGAGGCCGTCGCCGAGGATGTGTTCATCCCCGAGGGATGGGGATGCTGCGCCTTCGCAGGCGACCGCGGCATGCTGCACCCCGAGCTCACCGCCAGCGCGACCGCGCAGGAATCGGCGGAGATCGCCGCAGCGGACGGCGACCGCGGAGGGTTCGACGCGTTCGTCTCGGCGAACCGCACGTGCGAGATCGGGATGAGCCGCGCCACCGGGCGTCCGTACCGGCACGTGATCGAAGTGCTCGAAGAGCTGACGCGCGTCTGA
- a CDS encoding GntR family transcriptional regulator, with the protein MMTTEAALGIVGVVDAVTAQLRTRILGGEIRSGVPLTEAAVSQMFGVARPSAKAAIEQLVASGLLERTAHRSARVVGIDPETVRDVYRTRTRLESAALRELAARRAVPAAAAAANAEILAMGPGPDPATVDPDLRFHTALIDALDSERTGRMYRSVLDEVRLCMAQVQDRRLLDAAAIAAQHAEMLAAVAAGEGQRAAEVLEAHLSSAEVRLVEALGTE; encoded by the coding sequence ATGATGACCACAGAAGCGGCCCTCGGCATCGTCGGCGTGGTGGACGCCGTGACCGCGCAACTGCGCACGCGGATCCTCGGCGGCGAGATCCGATCAGGCGTTCCGCTCACCGAAGCGGCGGTCTCGCAGATGTTCGGCGTGGCCAGGCCCAGCGCGAAGGCGGCGATCGAACAACTGGTCGCCTCGGGACTTCTGGAGCGCACGGCTCACCGGAGTGCGAGGGTGGTCGGGATCGATCCGGAGACGGTGCGCGATGTCTATCGGACACGGACCCGCCTGGAGAGCGCGGCGTTGCGCGAGCTCGCCGCGAGACGCGCCGTCCCTGCGGCGGCGGCCGCCGCGAATGCCGAGATCCTCGCCATGGGGCCAGGGCCGGACCCGGCGACGGTCGATCCCGATCTCCGGTTCCACACGGCTCTCATCGACGCGCTGGACAGCGAGCGGACGGGACGCATGTACCGCAGCGTCCTCGACGAGGTGCGGTTGTGCATGGCACAGGTGCAGGATCGACGACTTCTCGACGCCGCAGCGATCGCCGCGCAGCACGCCGAGATGCTGGCCGCCGTCGCCGCGGGGGAGGGCCAGCGGGCGGCCGAGGTGTTGGAAGCGCATCTCTCGTCCGCCGAGGTGAGGCTCGTCGAGGCGCTCGGCACCGAGTAG
- the serA gene encoding phosphoglycerate dehydrogenase yields MPKPVVLIAEVLSPATIEALGPDFDVRDVDGTDREALFAALSDADAVLVRSATRIDEEALAHAPQLKVVARAGVGLDNVDIKAATAAGVMVVNAPTSNIVSAAELTVGHILSLARRIPAAHASLSAGQWKRSSFTGAELFEKTVGIVGLGRIGALVAARLAAFDMRVVAYDPYVTSARAQQLGVQLLSLDELVAESDFLTIHMPKTPETTGMIGAEQFKAMKPTAFVVNVARGGLIDEVALHEALVAGEIAGAGLDVFTSEPPAEGGTARPLLDLPNVVVTPHLGASTEEAQEKAGVSVARSVRLALGGDLVPDAVNVAGGVIDPYVRPGISLVEKLGQIFAALATSPLTSLDVEVHGELNDYDVSVLKLAALKGVFTNIVSETVSYVNAPLLAEQRGIAVRLIKDDVSDEYRNVITLSGALSDGSQLSVSGTLTGPKQAEKLVGINDHALELPIEKHHVVMLYTDRPGIVAVYGQKFGEAGINIAGMQIARQAAGAQALSVLTLDSPVSEDLLEDVSAAIDADLFRQIEITEV; encoded by the coding sequence GTGCCGAAGCCCGTCGTCCTCATCGCCGAAGTTCTCTCTCCCGCCACGATCGAGGCTCTGGGCCCCGACTTCGATGTCCGTGACGTCGACGGCACCGACCGCGAGGCGCTCTTCGCCGCGCTGTCCGATGCGGATGCGGTGCTGGTCCGATCCGCGACGCGCATCGACGAGGAGGCGCTCGCACACGCGCCGCAGCTCAAGGTGGTCGCCCGAGCCGGCGTCGGCCTCGACAACGTCGACATCAAGGCAGCGACCGCAGCAGGTGTCATGGTCGTCAACGCCCCGACCTCCAACATCGTCTCGGCCGCCGAGCTCACGGTCGGACACATCCTCAGCCTCGCGCGCCGCATCCCTGCCGCGCACGCCTCGCTCTCCGCCGGCCAGTGGAAGCGCAGCTCCTTCACCGGAGCGGAACTCTTCGAGAAGACCGTCGGCATCGTCGGCCTCGGGCGGATCGGCGCCCTCGTCGCAGCACGCCTCGCGGCGTTCGACATGCGCGTCGTCGCCTACGACCCCTATGTCACGTCGGCTCGTGCGCAGCAGCTCGGGGTGCAGCTCCTCTCGCTCGACGAGCTCGTGGCCGAGTCCGACTTCCTCACCATCCACATGCCGAAGACGCCCGAGACCACGGGCATGATCGGTGCCGAGCAGTTCAAGGCCATGAAGCCGACCGCGTTCGTGGTGAACGTCGCCCGTGGTGGCCTGATCGACGAGGTCGCCCTGCACGAGGCGCTCGTGGCCGGTGAGATCGCGGGTGCCGGACTCGATGTGTTCACCTCCGAGCCCCCGGCCGAGGGCGGCACGGCTCGTCCCCTGCTCGACCTGCCGAACGTGGTCGTGACTCCGCACCTCGGCGCCAGCACCGAAGAAGCGCAGGAGAAGGCCGGTGTCTCGGTCGCACGCTCCGTGCGTCTGGCGCTCGGCGGCGATCTGGTCCCCGATGCCGTCAACGTCGCCGGTGGCGTCATCGACCCGTACGTGCGCCCGGGCATCTCCCTGGTCGAGAAGCTCGGTCAGATCTTCGCCGCGCTGGCGACCTCGCCGCTCACGAGCCTCGACGTCGAGGTGCACGGCGAACTGAACGACTACGACGTCAGCGTGCTCAAGCTCGCAGCTCTCAAGGGCGTGTTCACGAACATCGTCAGCGAGACCGTGTCGTACGTGAACGCCCCGCTGCTCGCCGAGCAGCGGGGTATCGCCGTGCGCCTGATCAAGGACGACGTGAGCGACGAGTACCGCAACGTCATCACGCTCAGCGGTGCGCTGTCCGACGGATCGCAGCTCTCGGTCTCCGGCACGTTGACCGGACCGAAGCAGGCGGAGAAGCTGGTCGGCATCAACGACCACGCGCTCGAGCTGCCGATCGAGAAGCACCATGTCGTGATGCTCTACACCGACCGTCCGGGCATCGTGGCCGTGTACGGCCAGAAGTTCGGCGAAGCCGGCATCAACATCGCCGGCATGCAGATCGCGCGTCAGGCCGCCGGCGCCCAGGCGCTGAGCGTGCTCACGCTCGACTCGCCGGTGTCGGAGGACCTGCTCGAAGACGTCAGCGCCGCGATCGATGCGGATCTCTTCCGCCAGATCGAGATCACCGAGGTCTGA
- a CDS encoding TetR/AcrR family transcriptional regulator — MPRPPLARERVLDAFEAIVIADGERAATLEATAKAAGVSKGGLLYHFGSKDELEAGMLERLDALTTADLARMAAAEEGPVAYYVRTSVMEDDALDRALIATTRLAQGGSAPAADMLRHTRARWADEIRPHVRDAASLDLVMLLSDGLYFNNSLDVHGPERLVPHREELAALIDLVLRATS; from the coding sequence ATGCCCCGACCGCCCCTCGCTCGCGAACGCGTCCTCGACGCCTTCGAGGCCATCGTCATCGCCGACGGAGAACGCGCGGCGACCCTCGAAGCGACCGCAAAGGCGGCCGGTGTCTCCAAGGGCGGACTCCTCTACCACTTCGGCTCCAAGGATGAGCTCGAGGCGGGCATGCTGGAACGCCTGGACGCACTCACCACCGCCGACCTGGCTCGCATGGCCGCGGCGGAAGAGGGCCCGGTGGCGTACTACGTCCGCACCTCCGTCATGGAGGACGATGCTCTGGACCGGGCACTGATCGCGACCACCCGCCTCGCCCAGGGCGGCTCCGCCCCTGCCGCCGACATGCTGCGGCACACCAGAGCACGGTGGGCCGATGAGATCCGCCCCCACGTGCGCGACGCGGCGAGCCTCGACCTGGTGATGCTGCTCAGCGACGGCCTCTACTTCAACAACTCGCTCGACGTGCACGGCCCAGAGCGGCTGGTACCGCATCGCGAGGAGCTCGCCGCGCTCATCGACCTCGTGCTCCGCGCCACGTCCTGA
- a CDS encoding MFS transporter: MTRTASIPTTETDAPRVGARGWAALVVLMLPVLLVSVDNTVLSFALPEISIALAPTGAEQLWIIDVYPLVLAGLLVTMGTLGDRFGRRRMLLIGATGFAAVSALAAFAPTAGLLIAARALLGLFGAMLMPSTLSLLRSIFQNRDQRRMAIAVWASAFSAGSALGPIVGGFLLEHFAWGSVFLIAVPVLIPLLIAAPLLVPESRDPNPGRIDLISIVLSMAAMIPVVYAIKSLAVDGPSLSAGGWALLGIFMGYLFVRRQLRAEIPMLDMALFRRGSFSGAILVNLLSVVALVGFLYFVSQHLQLVLGLSPMTAGLALVPGMLAMIVAGLTVVPISRRVPPHVVVPAGLVFSVAGYLIVAFTTHEHGVAPLVIAFVVLGIGIGAAETISNELILSSAPAAKAGAASAVSETAYELGAVLGTAILGGLITAFYRGALVLPAGLPAEVAHAATETLAGAYTAAHELPAALGDALWEAASAAFGSGVMVTSLIGAGLVVVAGVIAGVTLRTRTSH; encoded by the coding sequence ATGACCCGTACTGCGTCGATCCCGACGACAGAGACGGATGCTCCCCGCGTCGGAGCCCGCGGCTGGGCGGCGCTCGTCGTCCTCATGCTGCCGGTGCTGCTGGTGTCGGTGGACAACACGGTGCTGAGCTTCGCGCTCCCGGAGATCTCCATCGCGCTCGCGCCCACGGGTGCCGAGCAGCTGTGGATCATCGACGTCTATCCGCTCGTGCTCGCCGGACTCCTGGTGACCATGGGGACACTCGGCGACCGCTTCGGCCGCCGCAGGATGCTCCTGATCGGAGCGACCGGTTTCGCGGCGGTTTCGGCCCTCGCGGCCTTCGCGCCGACGGCCGGGCTGCTGATCGCCGCTCGTGCACTCCTCGGCCTCTTCGGGGCGATGCTCATGCCGTCGACCCTCTCGCTTCTGCGCTCGATCTTCCAGAACCGCGACCAGCGCCGGATGGCGATCGCGGTGTGGGCCTCGGCATTCTCCGCAGGCTCAGCCCTCGGTCCGATCGTCGGCGGCTTCCTCCTCGAGCACTTCGCCTGGGGATCGGTGTTCCTCATCGCCGTGCCGGTTCTCATCCCGCTGCTCATCGCGGCGCCTCTGCTCGTGCCGGAGAGCCGCGATCCGAACCCGGGCCGCATCGACCTCATCAGCATCGTGCTGTCGATGGCGGCGATGATCCCCGTCGTCTACGCGATCAAGTCGCTGGCTGTCGACGGCCCCAGCCTGTCGGCGGGTGGCTGGGCGCTGCTCGGCATCTTCATGGGCTACCTGTTCGTGCGCCGTCAGCTCCGCGCGGAGATCCCGATGCTCGACATGGCGTTGTTCCGCCGGGGGTCCTTCTCCGGCGCGATCCTGGTGAATCTGCTCAGCGTCGTCGCGCTGGTGGGCTTCCTGTACTTCGTGTCGCAGCACCTGCAGCTGGTCCTGGGCCTGTCGCCGATGACCGCCGGTCTGGCACTCGTGCCGGGAATGCTCGCGATGATCGTCGCGGGTCTCACGGTCGTGCCGATCTCGCGTCGCGTGCCGCCGCATGTGGTGGTGCCGGCCGGGCTGGTATTCTCCGTCGCCGGGTACCTCATCGTGGCGTTCACGACGCATGAGCACGGCGTCGCGCCGCTGGTCATCGCCTTCGTCGTGCTCGGCATCGGTATCGGCGCGGCGGAGACCATCTCGAACGAGCTCATCCTCTCGAGCGCGCCGGCGGCGAAGGCGGGGGCGGCCAGCGCCGTCTCCGAGACCGCCTACGAGCTCGGTGCTGTGCTCGGCACCGCGATCCTGGGCGGTCTCATCACCGCCTTCTACCGTGGAGCGCTCGTGCTGCCGGCGGGGCTGCCCGCCGAGGTGGCGCACGCGGCCACGGAGACTCTGGCCGGCGCGTACACCGCAGCCCACGAGTTGCCTGCCGCTCTCGGCGATGCCCTCTGGGAGGCGGCATCCGCCGCGTTCGGCTCGGGCGTCATGGTGACCTCGCTGATCGGTGCCGGACTGGTCGTCGTCGCCGGTGTGATCGCGGGCGTCACACTGCGCACGCGTACCTCGCACTGA
- a CDS encoding 3-isopropylmalate dehydrogenase, which produces MSRVVKLAVIPGDGIGPEVIAEAEKVLDAVTADSGVRFEKTRFSLGAGRFLETGETLTDDDLAAIRAQDAILLGAVGGTPGDPRLKDANIERGLLLKLRFTLDHYVNLRPSKLFVGAPGPLANPGDIDFVVVREGTEGPYVGNGGAIRVGTPQEVANETSVNTAFGVERVVRHAFQLAARRRQKLTLVHKTNVLVHAGAIWKRIVDEVATEHPDVTVDYLHVDAATIFLVTDPARFDVIVTDNLFGDILTDLAGAVTGGIGLAASGNINPDGTFPSMFEPVHGSAPDIAGQQKADPTAAILSIALLLDHLGFTAEAARVTAAVEADIAGRTGARPTAEIGSAIAARL; this is translated from the coding sequence ATGTCGCGTGTCGTGAAGCTGGCCGTCATCCCCGGAGACGGGATCGGCCCCGAGGTCATCGCCGAAGCGGAGAAGGTGCTCGACGCGGTCACCGCCGACAGCGGTGTCCGTTTCGAGAAGACGCGCTTCTCGCTCGGCGCCGGACGCTTCCTCGAGACCGGTGAGACGCTGACCGACGACGACCTCGCCGCGATCAGGGCGCAGGACGCGATCCTTCTCGGAGCCGTCGGAGGAACGCCGGGCGACCCTCGCCTGAAGGACGCGAACATCGAGCGCGGTCTGCTGCTCAAGCTGCGCTTCACGCTCGACCATTACGTGAACCTGCGTCCATCGAAGCTGTTCGTCGGCGCGCCCGGTCCGCTCGCGAACCCCGGCGACATCGACTTCGTCGTCGTGCGCGAGGGTACGGAAGGCCCGTACGTCGGTAACGGCGGCGCCATCCGCGTGGGCACCCCGCAGGAGGTCGCGAACGAGACCTCGGTGAACACCGCCTTCGGCGTCGAGCGCGTCGTGCGCCATGCCTTCCAGCTCGCCGCGCGCCGTCGTCAGAAGCTGACGCTCGTGCACAAGACCAACGTGCTCGTGCACGCCGGTGCGATCTGGAAGCGCATCGTCGATGAGGTCGCCACGGAGCATCCCGACGTCACGGTGGACTACCTGCACGTGGACGCGGCGACGATCTTCCTGGTCACCGATCCTGCGCGCTTCGACGTGATCGTCACCGACAACCTCTTCGGCGACATCCTCACCGACCTCGCCGGCGCTGTCACCGGCGGTATCGGTCTGGCGGCCTCGGGGAACATCAACCCGGACGGCACCTTCCCGTCGATGTTCGAGCCGGTGCACGGCTCGGCACCGGACATCGCGGGGCAGCAGAAGGCGGACCCGACGGCGGCGATCCTCTCGATCGCACTGCTGCTGGATCATCTCGGATTCACGGCTGAGGCTGCGCGGGTCACCGCCGCCGTCGAGGCCGACATCGCGGGTCGCACCGGCGCCCGCCCCACCGCGGAGATCGGCTCCGCGATCGCTGCTCGCCTCTGA
- a CDS encoding branched-chain amino acid aminotransferase: protein MTTIDAGTAVAPLEFAVTKNLAAATPARVAEVLENPGFGVVFTDHMVDICWSDKGGWHRPRVQPYGPIPLDPAASVLHYAQEIFEGIKAYRHEDGSIHTFRPDRNAARLQASARRLALPELPTEYFIQSLRELIAVDGRWVPSGADQSLYLRPFMFAKEAFLGVRAAKKVAYYVIASPAGAYFSGGVKPVRIWLSEDYARAGKGGTGKAKTGGNYASSLLAQSEASAKGCDQVVFLNENRYVEELGGMNVVFVFKDGRVVTPESDSILEGITRDSLLQLAEDRGYTVEKRPISIDEWRSGVASGDIVEVFACGTAAVVTPIGALVGDGFDEPQPLGELALSLREELTDIQYGRREDKHGWLLRLDA, encoded by the coding sequence ATGACGACCATCGATGCTGGGACGGCCGTGGCGCCGCTCGAGTTCGCCGTGACCAAGAACCTCGCAGCGGCGACGCCCGCCCGCGTCGCCGAGGTGCTCGAGAACCCGGGCTTCGGCGTCGTGTTCACCGATCACATGGTCGACATCTGCTGGTCGGACAAGGGCGGGTGGCATCGTCCGCGAGTGCAGCCGTACGGCCCGATCCCGCTCGACCCCGCCGCCTCGGTGCTGCACTACGCGCAGGAGATCTTCGAGGGGATCAAGGCGTACCGCCATGAGGACGGCTCGATCCACACCTTCCGCCCCGACCGCAACGCCGCACGTCTGCAGGCGAGTGCTCGGCGCCTCGCGCTGCCGGAGCTGCCGACGGAGTACTTCATCCAGTCGCTGCGCGAGCTCATCGCCGTCGACGGCCGCTGGGTTCCGTCCGGTGCCGACCAGAGCCTGTACCTGCGCCCGTTCATGTTCGCCAAGGAGGCGTTCCTCGGCGTCCGCGCGGCGAAGAAGGTCGCCTACTACGTGATCGCGAGCCCGGCCGGCGCGTACTTCTCCGGTGGCGTGAAGCCGGTACGCATCTGGCTGTCCGAGGACTACGCGCGTGCGGGCAAGGGCGGCACGGGCAAGGCGAAGACCGGCGGCAACTACGCGTCGAGCCTGCTCGCACAGAGCGAGGCGAGCGCGAAGGGCTGCGACCAGGTCGTGTTCCTGAACGAGAACCGCTACGTCGAGGAGCTCGGCGGCATGAACGTCGTGTTCGTGTTCAAGGACGGCCGCGTGGTGACACCCGAGTCGGACAGTATCCTGGAGGGCATCACTCGCGACTCGCTGCTGCAACTCGCCGAGGATCGCGGCTACACCGTGGAGAAGCGACCGATCTCGATCGACGAGTGGCGCTCCGGCGTGGCATCCGGCGACATCGTCGAGGTCTTCGCGTGCGGTACCGCCGCCGTCGTCACCCCGATCGGTGCGCTGGTCGGCGACGGATTCGATGAGCCGCAGCCGCTGGGAGAGCTCGCTCTCTCGCTGCGCGAGGAGCTGACCGACATCCAGTACGGCCGCCGCGAGGACAAGCACGGCTGGCTGCTGCGTCTCGACGCCTGA